Part of the Thermodesulfovibrio thiophilus DSM 17215 genome, TTGCAGGTGGAGCGGGACCAAATGCTATAGCAAATCTTCAAAGTTCAGGAATAATGGTAATAGTTGGAGTTACAGGAAAAGTGGATGAAATTCTTGATAAATTTATAAAGGGCGGTTTAAAGGGTGGTGAAAGCCTTTGTGATCATGGTGAACATACGCACGAAGGTTGTAATCATTAATTTTTAAAGGAGAAGAAATGCCACAAGGATATGGAAGAGCAGGAGGAAGAAAAGGATCTACTTCTGGTCCTGGAAGAAAAAGTGGGCAAGGAGCAGGACAAGAGGGTGAATGTATTTGCCCAAAATGTGGCACAAAAATATCTCATAAAAGAGGAATTCCATGTCTTAAAGAACGTTGCCCAAAATGTGGAACTCCCATGGTAAGAGCATGAGGGAAGGATTTTTATGCCAATTTATGAATATAAATGTCTTAGTTGTGGAAAAATAAGTGAGTATCTTGTTGGCCTAATGCAAAAAAATTACGAAATTGTCTGCAAATATTGCGGAAGCAAGAATATTCAAAAAATCTTTTCTTCGGTCAATATATCGACTGAAAGCCTATCTAAAGGAGGAAAAACTTGCTGTGGAAGGACTGAAAGATGTGACAGTCCTCCATGTTCAGCTGGAGAAAGTTGCAGAAGAAATAAATAGGAGAAGAACAAAATGAAAATATGTATTACTTCAGAAGGAAAAGATTTAAACTCTCAGATTGACTCAAGATTTGGTAGATGTAAATATTTTATAATTTACGACACTGAGACAATGCAGTATGAAGCTTTGGAAAATTCAT contains:
- a CDS encoding FmdB family zinc ribbon protein, with product MPIYEYKCLSCGKISEYLVGLMQKNYEIVCKYCGSKNIQKIFSSVNISTESLSKGGKTCCGRTERCDSPPCSAGESCRRNK